From Triticum urartu cultivar G1812 chromosome 2, Tu2.1, whole genome shotgun sequence, a single genomic window includes:
- the LOC125540711 gene encoding uncharacterized protein LOC125540711, translating to MARSSVYHVMLCTVLSIHTTILPPALLPLFTCPVCVGRQPAPRNLELLLSRSGGLMAHHTTLRWDAFAKGTPLWDVDPVPGELVVGLNGDMYYIPPGDALVSASGVMAETPKTLGYILGEEIWSFLMGWDEQDPVADTLLSPPSQALDLR from the exons ATGGCGCGCTCCAGCGTGTACCATGTTATGTTATGTACTGTACTTAGTATCCATACGACCATACTGCCTCCTGCCCTCCTCCCTCTCTTCACTTGCCCTGTGTGTGTCGGCCGGCAACCTGCCCCCCGCAACCTCGAGCTCCTCCTCTCCCGCAGCGGCGGCCTCATGGCTCACCACACGAC GCTCCGGTGGGATGCATTTGCCAAAGGTACTCCGCTATGGGATGTTGATCCGGTCCCTGGTGAACTGGTTGTTGGTTTAAATGGAGACATGTACTACATACCACCCGGTGATGCTCTGGTCTCCGCTTCAGGTGTCATGGCAGAGACGCCAAAGACGTTGGGCTACATCTTGGGGGAGGAAATCTGGAGTTTTCTCATGGGGTGGGATGAACAAGATCCTGTTGCCGATACTCTCTTGAGCCCGCCGTCACAGGCGCTGGATCTCCGGTGA